Sequence from the Bacteroidota bacterium genome:
CAGCCCGCAGCCGGCCTCTTCGACGATGCGCCGCAGTTCAGATCCCCGCTCGGCCACTACGAGCACCGGCGAGCCCACAGCCAGGGCCGAGTAGAGCTTCGAGGGAAACGAAAGCCCCTCAACGCCCGGCGCGATCGTAACGCAGGAGACGTCTCCGGCCCCGAGCGAATACGGCAGCACGCTTCGGGGCTGATACGGAAGAAAGCGCACGTTTTCCAGGCCGCGCCGCCGCACCTCGGCCTCCAGGGCCGGCCGCTTGCCGCCCTCCCCGATAAAGAGCAATAGATACGCCGGATCCTCCCGCAGCAGGGCCATCGCCTCCAGGAGCGTTTCGTATTCGTAGCCCAGGCCCAGGTTGCCCGAATACAGGAGCACGAAGTGCCGCTCCAGGCCGTGCTCGCGCACGAACGGGTTGGCCTCCTTCGGGATGGGGCGCAAAAAGGCACCGTCGGCCCAGTTGGGGATTACGCTCGTGCGGCCGCGCACCTCCGGGTAGCGCTCCTCTAGAAAGCGCTCGGCCGCCTGGCAGAGCACCACCGTATGCCGGCAGCCGCGGTACAGGGAGCGGTTTACGGCCTCCCAGATCCGATACAGGGCCGAGCCCCGCGGCAGGGCCCCAAAGCGCACGGCCAGTTCCGGATAGGCGTCGTGCAGTTGGACCACGTAGCGATGCGGCTTAAGCCCTTGGCAGAGCCTCCCGGCCCACGCCAAAAACGGGGGGTTGGTGCCGTACAGGAAGAGCGTCCGGCGGTGCTCGGCCCTCCGTAGACGCAGCAGCCGCGCCAGAACGGCTAAAAAGAAGGTTACGTCGTTGAGCACGCGGCCGCCCAAGCGGTCCTTCGATAGGCGTGTGGCACGGATCCGCTCGATGCGCACGCCCTCGATCGTCTCTCGGGCCGGAACCGAGAGCGCGCGCCCGCGGGCGCTATAGGCCGGATAGCCGCACCAGACCGTAACGGAAAAACCGCGCCGGGCAAGCGCCGCGGCCAGCTCAAAGAGCAGCTGGCCTGTGGAGGAGTCATCCGGATAGAAGTACC
This genomic interval carries:
- a CDS encoding glycosyltransferase family 4 protein; translated protein: MSAESSTSVHLCFVNRYFYPDDSSTGQLLFELAAALARRGFSVTVWCGYPAYSARGRALSVPARETIEGVRIERIRATRLSKDRLGGRVLNDVTFFLAVLARLLRLRRAEHRRTLFLYGTNPPFLAWAGRLCQGLKPHRYVVQLHDAYPELAVRFGALPRGSALYRIWEAVNRSLYRGCRHTVVLCQAAERFLEERYPEVRGRTSVIPNWADGAFLRPIPKEANPFVREHGLERHFVLLYSGNLGLGYEYETLLEAMALLREDPAYLLLFIGEGGKRPALEAEVRRRGLENVRFLPYQPRSVLPYSLGAGDVSCVTIAPGVEGLSFPSKLYSALAVGSPVLVVAERGSELRRIVEEAGCGLAFDYGASAALAEAVRQLRAQPSWRAELGARARALFEARYTLEQAASAYAALFGRLARETEPEPHRSTVGLPVDAP